One window of the Trifolium pratense cultivar HEN17-A07 linkage group LG2, ARS_RC_1.1, whole genome shotgun sequence genome contains the following:
- the LOC123904111 gene encoding uncharacterized protein LOC123904111, which translates to MAWATAVGAHWEKIKTEYNVEWTKLAYLDGPGYTVWDRIEAKAELHRKFFSRSSSHGVVNSPRETLTQPVKSHFASPMVESNRQRNLRTTEYAHEIRESGARILKLLQEIDTTESESKNEALQISDETFPSMEPIDASNSLTVVLPVSKDFLPSKEPTEPSVVIDEFPILDESLPSMEATEEQSMTDESIGVSNLRMEELMPVSEILDKALVRMPLQLISAPPSKELCWMYLTPNCLSHARLNAPTKSLPPKPPDWTYHAMSNPPQPPEPPDSTRCVVTTRFVYHMKSWYSAYIIVMGTLGNIKNEELGTMFILYDENGCGYMNLKGVEIELYPDYFTVVYGIIKLIEVFLLATEVLSKIDSQYNHFCVIGEHRIAQDILTITKGVDKNVSMGEIIATLAIAQGKYVGTGLFNAPPSGLELEFDFHANVVVVGIVYHMLLVSTKGGKATLSKDAHIPYGSHHRFSTITQPRNSHNSINAHILFQPVLVCGNQLNIQDMPSLWLPRSFSEYANSPWPQIVQLVDVSVWVAAVLDSCPKVTNGFTTTCSAYNMVLPMSVAEIASEKRFIIEYHFDGAACFVSALVQELEKFGDACLFHEKQFIQWDPSGCFIVHVEVATIILHHFLDFNLEDKVCLHRGDSDMIHVVWIPCVLAWMIDNEGTINDIKAVEIMEKIKHKKIARLQYCFIVLDGSLVAKLVAFGVTKIVTYGCQFMHIIVRICGYTSQVKMERRKKWDPRRHGNMHTTTWSTKFKQWDTGKIGAVSNCYNLEDKVGFKGGDIVMNPPYWIGPNRS; encoded by the exons ATGGCATGGGCGACAGCAGTAGGAGCTCAttgggaaaaaataaaaactgagTATAATGTTGAATGGACGAAATTGGCGTATCTGGACGGTCCGGGATACACCGTATGGGATCGAATTGAAGCTAAAGCAGAATTGCACAGAAAATTCTTCTCACGGAGCTCGTCCCATGGTGTTGTGAACTCACCCAGAGAAACCTTAACACAACCAGTTAAATCGCACTTCGCATCTCCCATGGTGGAATCGAATCGGCAACGCAATTTGCGCACTACTGAATATGCACACGAAATCCGAGAGTCAGGTGCAAGAATTCTCAAGTTGTTGCAAGAGATTGATACCACTGAGTCTGAATCGAAGAATGAGGCGCTTCAAATTTCAGACGAAACGTTTCCATCAATGGAACCAATCGATGCTTCAAATTCGTTAACAGTTGTGTTGCCGGTGTCGAAGGATTTCCTTCCCTCCAAGGAACCGACAGAACCATCTGTTGTCATTGATGAGTTTCCGATTTTAGATGAATCTCTTCCTTCCATGGAAGCAACCGAAGAACAATCCATGACTGATGAATCTATTGGTGTGAGCAATTTAAGGATGGAAGAATTGATGCCGGTGAGTGAAATTCTCGACAAGGCCCTTGTTCGTATGCCTCTCCAACTGATTTCAGCACCACCATCGAAAGAACTGTGCTGGATGTACTTAACACCGAATTGCCTTTCACATGCTCGACTAAACGCCCCAACGAAGTCCTTGCCGCCAAAACCACCAGATTGGACTTATCACGCAATGTCGAATCCTCCCCAGCCACCCGAGCCACCTGATTCGACGAGATGTGTAGTTACTACTAGGTTTGTTTATCATA TGAAGTCTTGGTATAGTGCATATATCATTGTGATGGGTACATTAGGAAACATTAAAAATGAAGAACTTGGTACAATGTTTATTTTGTATGATGAAAATGGTTGCGGATACATGAATTTAAAGGGGGTTGAGATAGAATTGTATCCTGACTACTTCACAGTAGTTTATGGTATCATTAAACTTATAGAAGTATTTTTACTAGCTACCGAGGTTCTGTCAAAAATTGATTCACAATACAACCACTTTTGTGTAATTGGGGAACATAGAATTGCACAAGATATTTTAACAATAACAAAGGGTGTTGATAAGAATGTATCTATGGGAGAAATCATCGCTACTCTTGCAATTGCACAGGGAAAATATGTTGGTACTGGATTGTTCAATGCCCCACCTAGTGGACTAGagcttgagtttgattttcATGCCAATGTTG TTGTGGTTGGAATTGTTTATCATATGCTTCTTGTTTCTACAAAAGGTGGCAAAGCTACACTTTCTAAAGATGCTCATATCCCATATGGTAGCCATCACAGGTTTTCTACAATAACTCAACCACGTAATTCACACAACTCCATAAATGCTCATATTCTATTTCAACCAGTTCTAGTTTGTGGTAATCAACTTAATATTCAGGATATGCCAAGCTTGTGGCTGCCAAGATCATTCTCTGAGTACGCTAATTCTCCATGGCCTCAAATAGTTCAACTTGTTGATGTATCTGTTTGGGTGGCTGCAGTACTTGATTCATGCCCCAAAGTTACCAATGGTTTTACTACCACTTGTAGTGCATACAACATGGTACTGCCAATGAGTGTTgctgaaatagcatctgaaaaaa GATTTATTATTGAGTACCATTTTGATGGAGCTGCTTGTTTCGTTTCTGCTTTGGTACAAGAACTAGAAAAATTTGGTGATGCTTGTTTATTCCATGAAAAACAATTCATTCAATGGGATCCTAGTGGATGTTTTATTGTCCATGTGGAAGTTGCTACTATTATTCTACACCATTTTCTTGActtcaaccttgaggacaaggtttgTCTTCATAGGGGGGATAGTGATATGATTCATGTTGTTTGGATACCATGTGTGCTAGCATGGATGATTGACAATGAAGGAACTATAAATGACATCAAGGCGgtagaaattatggaaaaaataaagcataaaaaGATTGCGAGATTACAGTATTGTTTCATAGTGCTAGATGGAAGCCTTGTAGCAAAGCTAGTTGCTTTTGGAGTTACAAAAATTGTTACATATGGATGTCAATTCATGCATATAATTGTGAGAATTTGTGGCTACACTAGTCAAGTGAAGATGGAAAGAAGGAAAAAGTGGGATCCTCGTAGACACGGCAATATGCATACAACAACTTGGTCAACAAAGTTCAAGCAATGGGATACGGGTAAAATTGGTGCTGTGAGCAATTGTtacaaccttgaggacaaggttggtTTTAAAGGGGGAGATATTGTAATGAACCCACCATATTGGATAGGCCCAAATAGGAGTTAG